From a region of the Methanobrevibacter sp. V74 genome:
- a CDS encoding helix-turn-helix domain-containing protein, whose amino-acid sequence MSGKSKINVFNKMTKIALDEEISNYVAYHRYYQRLIAVKIVSEGNTITNAANILGKSYQTVHRWIKTCESDRIRRFKTIFWWWKTIKINL is encoded by the coding sequence ATGTCTGGAAAATCTAAAATTAATGTTTTTAACAAAATGACAAAAATCGCTTTGGATGAAGAAATCAGCAATTATGTGGCTTACCATAGGTATTATCAAAGGCTAATTGCAGTCAAAATAGTTAGTGAAGGAAATACCATAACTAATGCCGCAAATATATTGGGAAAATCCTACCAAACAGTTCACAGATGGATTAAAACATGTGAATCTGATAGGATTAGAAGGTTTAAAACCATCTTTTGGTGGTGGAAGACCATCAAAATTAACTTATGA
- a CDS encoding winged helix-turn-helix domain-containing protein: MNLIGLEGLKPSFGGGRPSKLTYDQLIELDKIIEKTPNISMKDVHKLVNEKFNVDYSLKQIGKIIKKLEYNYSKAYPKFSKSPKDAEEQLKKT; this comes from the coding sequence GTGAATCTGATAGGATTAGAAGGTTTAAAACCATCTTTTGGTGGTGGAAGACCATCAAAATTAACTTATGATCAACTAATTGAATTAGACAAAATCATTGAAAAAACACCCAATATTTCAATGAAAGACGTACATAAACTTGTTAATGAAAAATTCAATGTAGATTATAGTTTAAAGCAAATAGGAAAAATTATAAAGAAATTAGAATACAATTATAGCAAAGCATATCCTAAATTTTCAAAATCCCCAAAAGATGCTGAAGAACAGTTAAAAAAAACTTAG
- a CDS encoding toxic anion resistance protein, with the protein MAEFSLDVDGIKQDVEISLNEEKGKLENSNLKKQANDNAGAIFETDLDNPQARESILKPLDNFGLNEMSRSASHNEMLSTRFVDLTKGGKDADNIGDQLLELNKQMKDLDPSKVDFAKKGVLSNFMNPVRKYFAKYQKAEVAISEIVESLDKSSKVLQNDNTTLLNEENYLREVTNKLLADIELGKQMDQSIEAQIQTAEIEGVSEDKIAFVREEILFPLRQRIMDMQQMIVVNQQGIVSLNVIRRNNKELIRGVNRAKNVTISALRTGVMVASALYDQKIVMDKINILNQTTENIIESTSHMLKEQGSEIQKHSAETMISPEVLKTSFAEAIQAINDVSTYKVQALPQMKETINMFSDMAQEGQKVVEKIEISNNNLIE; encoded by the coding sequence ATGGCTGAATTCTCACTTGATGTAGATGGAATAAAACAAGATGTAGAAATTTCTTTAAATGAAGAAAAAGGAAAATTAGAAAATTCTAATCTTAAAAAACAAGCAAATGATAATGCAGGAGCAATATTTGAAACAGACTTAGACAATCCTCAAGCAAGAGAAAGTATTTTAAAACCATTAGATAATTTTGGTTTAAATGAAATGTCAAGATCTGCTTCACACAATGAAATGCTATCAACAAGATTTGTTGATTTAACAAAAGGTGGAAAAGATGCTGACAATATTGGAGATCAATTATTGGAACTTAATAAACAAATGAAAGATTTAGATCCAAGTAAAGTTGATTTTGCTAAAAAAGGTGTTTTAAGTAATTTCATGAACCCAGTTAGAAAATACTTTGCAAAATACCAAAAAGCGGAAGTTGCAATTTCTGAAATTGTAGAATCTCTTGATAAAAGCAGTAAAGTATTACAAAATGACAACACTACCCTTTTAAATGAAGAAAATTATTTAAGAGAAGTTACAAATAAATTACTTGCTGATATTGAACTTGGTAAGCAAATGGACCAATCAATCGAAGCTCAAATTCAAACTGCTGAAATTGAAGGAGTATCAGAAGATAAAATTGCATTTGTTCGTGAAGAAATATTATTCCCATTAAGACAGAGGATTATGGATATGCAGCAAATGATTGTTGTAAACCAACAGGGCATTGTTTCTTTAAATGTTATAAGACGTAACAATAAAGAATTGATTCGTGGAGTCAACCGTGCTAAAAATGTAACCATTTCAGCTTTAAGAACTGGCGTTATGGTTGCAAGTGCATTATATGACCAGAAAATTGTTATGGATAAAATCAATATTTTAAATCAAACAACTGAAAATATCATTGAATCAACTTCCCATATGCTTAAAGAACAAGGAAGTGAAATTCAAAAACACAGTGCTGAGACTATGATTTCACCTGAAGTTTTAAAAACTTCTTTTGCAGAAGCTATTCAAGCTATTAATGATGTAAGTACTTATAAAGTTCAAGCATTACCTCAAATGAAGGAAACAATAAATATGTTTAGCGACATGGCTCAGGAGGGTCAAAAAGTCGTTGAGAAAATTGAGATATCCAATAATAATTTAATTGAATAA
- a CDS encoding pyridoxamine 5'-phosphate oxidase family protein produces the protein MFRKMRRKGQEITESECIEILTNQPSGVLALLGDYDYPYAVPMSHVYVDGKIYFHGAMEGHKNDAIMRCDKVSYCVVNNGVLNDDCWSYTFKSVIVFGRIRILKDNDEKIEKLTCLGDKFNKAHGETADEIRRLLDETEVFEITIEHMSGKIVEEN, from the coding sequence ATGTTTAGAAAAATGAGAAGAAAAGGTCAAGAGATCACAGAAAGTGAATGCATTGAAATATTAACTAATCAACCTAGTGGAGTATTGGCTCTTTTAGGTGATTATGATTATCCTTATGCAGTTCCTATGAGTCATGTATATGTTGATGGTAAAATATACTTCCATGGGGCTATGGAAGGACATAAAAATGATGCTATAATGCGTTGTGATAAAGTTTCCTATTGTGTTGTGAACAATGGAGTTTTAAATGATGATTGCTGGTCTTATACATTTAAAAGCGTTATTGTCTTTGGAAGAATCAGAATATTGAAGGATAATGATGAAAAAATTGAAAAATTAACCTGTCTTGGAGATAAATTCAACAAGGCACATGGAGAAACTGCTGATGAAATCAGAAGACTATTGGATGAAACTGAAGTCTTTGAAATTACTATTGAGCATATGAGTGGTAAAATAGTTGAAGAAAATTAA
- a CDS encoding transposase — translation MLKINENHVPSYLIKKKRINIILDNTRIHTAKMVQKVAEISNINLIYLKQYCPDLSPIENV, via the coding sequence ATTTTAAAAATTAATGAGAATCATGTCCCATCCTACCTCATAAAGAAAAAAAGAATTAATATAATTCTAGACAATACAAGGATTCACACAGCAAAAATGGTTCAAAAAGTTGCAGAAATATCAAATATAAATCTAATATATTTAAAACAATATTGTCCTGATTTAAGCCCCATTGAAAATGTTTAA
- the ung gene encoding uracil-DNA glycosylase, whose amino-acid sequence MIGNDWDLVLDDEFKKEYFKNIKYFVDSEYSNKSIYPPYDEIFNAFKLTPLSNVKVVVLGQDPYHEAGQAHGLAFSTPNGRPIPRSLKNIFKEINAEYNCPIPESGCLESWAKQGVFLLNTVLTVEEGNANSHSECGWQTFTDNVIKILNNQTQPIVFLLWGKQAERKKELITNSNHLVLITSHPSPFSARRGFFGSNHFKLANEFLSENDVDEINWEL is encoded by the coding sequence ATGATTGGAAATGATTGGGATTTGGTTTTAGATGATGAATTTAAAAAAGAATATTTTAAAAATATTAAATACTTTGTTGATAGTGAATATTCAAATAAAAGCATTTATCCTCCATATGATGAGATTTTCAATGCTTTTAAACTAACTCCACTTAGTAATGTTAAAGTGGTTGTTTTAGGGCAAGACCCATATCATGAAGCAGGTCAAGCTCACGGTCTTGCTTTCTCAACACCAAATGGCAGGCCAATTCCAAGATCTCTTAAAAATATTTTTAAAGAAATCAATGCTGAATATAATTGTCCGATTCCTGAATCTGGTTGCTTGGAATCCTGGGCAAAACAAGGGGTTTTTTTACTAAATACTGTTTTGACAGTTGAAGAGGGTAATGCTAACTCCCATAGTGAATGTGGATGGCAAACATTTACTGATAATGTAATTAAAATATTAAATAATCAAACACAACCTATTGTATTTTTATTATGGGGAAAACAAGCTGAAAGGAAAAAGGAATTAATAACTAACTCAAATCATTTAGTTTTGATAACTTCACATCCATCTCCATTTTCTGCAAGACGTGGATTTTTTGGGTCTAATCATTTTAAGTTAGCTAACGAATTTTTAAGTGAAAATGACGTGGATGAAATTAATTGGGAGCTTTAA
- a CDS encoding zinc ribbon domain-containing protein: MTKNCPKCGKQLPEDAKFCMDCGYSMDDEQSKFNSNLFSNGSIFIILIAIVLVIGGILILTSFADVDDHDNQDVGHVDLTVTEVGGWDNNDSDSKASYTLYANAIFNSVPDDIDGYNVKTSYYDSNDTEIGHDIETLENIYYESEFSISFGYYTTYKLPNPDHVTVEIIKDGKVIDTFREKVDKNSIDFLN, encoded by the coding sequence ATGACTAAAAATTGTCCAAAATGCGGAAAACAATTGCCTGAAGATGCAAAATTCTGCATGGATTGCGGATATAGTATGGATGATGAGCAAAGTAAATTCAATTCTAATTTGTTTTCAAATGGTTCAATATTTATTATCTTAATCGCTATTGTTTTGGTTATTGGTGGAATACTTATTTTAACTTCATTTGCAGATGTAGATGACCATGATAATCAGGATGTTGGTCATGTTGATTTAACAGTAACTGAAGTTGGCGGATGGGATAATAATGACAGTGATTCAAAGGCAAGCTACACATTATATGCTAATGCTATATTTAATAGTGTTCCAGATGATATTGATGGATATAATGTAAAAACTTCGTATTATGATTCAAATGATACGGAAATTGGTCATGATATAGAAACTTTAGAAAATATTTATTATGAATCTGAGTTTTCAATTAGTTTTGGATATTATACAACCTATAAATTGCCTAATCCTGACCATGTGACTGTAGAAATTATTAAAGATGGTAAAGTTATTGATACTTTTAGAGAAAAAGTTGATAAGAATAGTATAGATTTTTTAAATTAG
- a CDS encoding transposase, protein MYLPPYSPHLNPIEQIWRQMKKEIKHYYLKSKEFLQELTIKTYNESISGTKVYDKWLETFIPKV, encoded by the coding sequence ATATACCTTCCACCATACTCTCCTCACCTAAATCCAATCGAACAAATATGGAGACAAATGAAAAAAGAAATAAAACATTATTACCTTAAATCAAAAGAATTTCTACAAGAATTAACTATAAAAACATATAATGAATCGATTTCTGGAACAAAAGTTTATGACAAATGGCTCGAAACATTTATACCAAAAGTTTAG